The DNA sequence CGCCGCCATGGTCGTCGCCCCCGACGGCACGGTCGCCGGCAGCGTGTCGGGCGGCTGCGTCGAAGGCGCGGTCTACGAGCTCGCCCAGGAGGTCGTCGCCGAGCGCAAGCCGGTGCTGCAGCGCTACGGCGTCACCGACGACGACGCGTTCGCGGTCGGCCTGACCTGCGGCGGGATCATCGACATCTACGTCGAGCACGTCGACCGCGAGTCGATGCCGGAACTCGGCGACGTCGTCGCGTCGGTGCGCGGCGGTGAGCCGGTCGCGGTCGTGACGATCATCGAGCACGAACGCGAAGGCCTGGTCGGCGAGCACATGATCGTGTGGCCGGACCGGACGGCGGGCTCGCTCGGCTCGTCCCGGATGGACGACGCCGTGGCCGACGACGCGCGCGGCCTGCTGGCCAGCGGCCGCACCGGCACCCTGCACTACGGCCCCGACGGGCAGCGCCGCGGCGAGGGCATGGCCGTGTTCGTCAACTCCTTCGAGCCGCCGCCCCGGCTGCTGGTCTTCGGCGCGATCGACTTCGCCGCCGCGATGGCCCGCATGGGTGCCTACCTCGGCTACCAGGTCACGGTGTGCGACGCACGGCCGGTCTTCGCGACCACCAGCCGCTTCCCGGACGCGCACGAGGTCGTGGTCGACTGGCCGCACCGGTATCTGCAGGCGGAGGCCGACGCGGGCCGGATCGACCGGCGCACGGCGATCGCGGTGCTGACCCACGACCCCAAGTTCGACGTGCCGCTGCTGGAAGTCGCGCTGCGCCTGG is a window from the Amycolatopsis sp. cg9 genome containing:
- a CDS encoding XdhC family protein: MRDVLDDVFRRWAGGETVGLGTVVATFSSAPRAPGAAMVVAPDGTVAGSVSGGCVEGAVYELAQEVVAERKPVLQRYGVTDDDAFAVGLTCGGIIDIYVEHVDRESMPELGDVVASVRGGEPVAVVTIIEHEREGLVGEHMIVWPDRTAGSLGSSRMDDAVADDARGLLASGRTGTLHYGPDGQRRGEGMAVFVNSFEPPPRLLVFGAIDFAAAMARMGAYLGYQVTVCDARPVFATTSRFPDAHEVVVDWPHRYLQAEADAGRIDRRTAIAVLTHDPKFDVPLLEVALRLDVGYVGAMGSRKTHDDRFARLREAGIGEAELERLSSPIGLDLGARTPEETAVSIAAEIIALRWGGGGKRLAELTGRIHG